The Sinomicrobium kalidii genome contains a region encoding:
- a CDS encoding universal stress protein, with amino-acid sequence MKKIIVPTDFSEYAEYALEVAASIAKKEKAQILLFHMIGVSRAFFTENKYQEYAEAVYYMKLARKKFDELLARSYMKGIETECVVQNYKAFSELNDVAKEKEADLIVMGSHGAGKILSMFVGSNTEKVVRHSDLPVLVVKDRIKNFEMNGVVFACDFEQESIHAYRRAMKFFAPFKSKVHLLHVNLPGESFRDTSQIEEKVRGFLLNAEGSEKRMGAVNYWNDYTTEQGIYTFSGRVNADLIAVLTHGRKGLAHFFMGSLAEDMANRSGWPVITFKMD; translated from the coding sequence ATGAAAAAAATAATCGTTCCCACGGATTTCTCGGAATATGCCGAATACGCCCTGGAGGTGGCTGCTTCCATAGCTAAGAAGGAGAAAGCTCAAATTTTATTGTTTCATATGATAGGGGTATCCCGGGCCTTTTTTACCGAAAATAAATACCAGGAGTATGCCGAGGCCGTATATTATATGAAGCTGGCACGAAAAAAGTTCGATGAATTGCTGGCCAGAAGCTATATGAAAGGAATAGAAACGGAATGTGTAGTACAGAATTACAAGGCTTTCTCCGAATTAAACGATGTGGCAAAAGAGAAAGAAGCAGACCTTATCGTTATGGGATCGCACGGTGCCGGAAAGATATTGAGTATGTTCGTCGGTTCCAATACGGAAAAAGTAGTAAGGCATTCAGATCTTCCCGTACTGGTGGTAAAAGACCGGATCAAAAATTTTGAGATGAACGGGGTGGTCTTTGCCTGTGATTTTGAACAGGAAAGTATTCATGCTTACAGAAGGGCAATGAAATTTTTTGCCCCGTTTAAGAGTAAAGTGCATTTGCTGCATGTCAATTTACCCGGAGAATCGTTCAGGGATACTTCACAGATCGAAGAAAAGGTAAGGGGATTTCTGCTCAATGCCGAAGGAAGTGAAAAAAGAATGGGAGCGGTGAATTACTGGAACGATTATACTACCGAACAAGGTATTTATACTTTTAGCGGGAGGGTGAACGCCGATCTGATCGCAGTGCTGACCCACGGCAGGAAAGGCCTGGCCCATTTCTTTATGGGGAGTCTGGCCGAAGATATGGCCAATCGGTCCGGGTGGCCCGTGATTACTTTTAAAATGGATTAG
- a CDS encoding peroxiredoxin — protein sequence METIQEEQAMMPRIGDEAPAFTAMTTQGEIHFPQDYTGQWVILFSHPADFTPVCTSEFMTFASLEEKFNKANCKLIGLSIDGLYSHIAWLRTIKDKIEFKGMKNTEVKFPLIEDITMEIAKKYGMIQPGESETQAVRAVFFIDPNGIIRAIIYYPLSLGRNFDELYRVLIALRTSDAFSVATPADWNPGDDVIISPAGSCGMAQDRMEGKDQELECKDWFFCTKKLDKEEVLAAVVKTSTRIS from the coding sequence ATGGAAACAATTCAAGAAGAGCAAGCAATGATGCCCAGGATAGGTGACGAAGCACCTGCTTTTACAGCAATGACCACCCAGGGCGAAATTCACTTTCCCCAGGACTATACGGGGCAATGGGTAATCCTGTTCAGCCACCCGGCAGATTTCACCCCCGTTTGTACTTCGGAGTTCATGACTTTTGCCTCGCTGGAAGAAAAATTCAACAAGGCCAATTGTAAGTTGATCGGCCTTTCTATTGACGGGCTGTATTCTCATATAGCATGGTTGCGGACCATTAAAGACAAAATAGAATTTAAGGGAATGAAGAATACAGAGGTTAAATTTCCATTGATAGAAGACATTACGATGGAAATAGCCAAAAAATATGGCATGATACAGCCCGGGGAAAGCGAAACCCAGGCAGTAAGGGCCGTATTCTTTATAGATCCCAATGGTATAATACGGGCCATTATCTATTATCCGCTGAGCCTGGGAAGGAATTTTGACGAACTGTATCGGGTTCTGATCGCGTTGCGGACCTCTGATGCTTTTTCAGTAGCCACCCCGGCCGACTGGAATCCGGGCGATGATGTCATTATCTCTCCTGCAGGTTCCTGCGGAATGGCACAGGACAGAATGGAAGGAAAAGACCAGGAGCTTGAGTGTAAAGACTGGTTCTTCTGCACCAAAAAACTGGACAAAGAAGAAGTGTTGGCTGCTGTTGTAAAAACCAGTACCCGGATATCGTAA
- a CDS encoding pesticidal protein Cry7Aa, whose product MSLVTKHGILLEKTDNSFEDEGVLNPAVYQDADTVHMFYRAVRKGNFSTIGYCRLNGPLNIVERSDKPVFYPEKSYEFQGTEDPRISKIGDTYYLAYTAYDGINVFGAYATSKDLIHFERKGIITPRLTLEECSALMKKNARKINIMHMMFYNFFTRYNLSNLVKGTIHVWDKNVVFFPEKIDGKLTVLHRLYPSIQLLCFNDPSELDTEFWSTYISNLKKHILLYPKYKHENGHIGGGCPPVPTEEGWLLIYHSAQFTRQGYTYHACATLLDREDPRKVIGRLRHPLFSPTLPWEKEGNVNDVVFPTGTALFGDDLYIYYGAADSRIAAASVNIKTLLQKLKNT is encoded by the coding sequence ATGTCTCTAGTCACTAAACACGGAATTCTCCTGGAAAAGACCGATAACAGCTTTGAGGATGAGGGGGTCCTGAACCCTGCCGTATACCAGGATGCAGATACCGTTCACATGTTTTACAGGGCCGTTAGAAAGGGTAATTTTTCTACTATCGGTTACTGCAGGCTCAACGGCCCCTTAAATATTGTGGAGCGTTCTGACAAACCGGTCTTTTACCCGGAGAAAAGTTACGAATTCCAGGGCACGGAAGACCCGCGTATCTCCAAAATCGGAGATACGTATTACCTGGCCTACACGGCTTACGACGGTATTAACGTCTTCGGGGCCTATGCTACTTCCAAAGACCTAATTCACTTTGAAAGAAAAGGGATTATAACCCCAAGGCTTACCCTTGAAGAATGTTCTGCCCTTATGAAGAAAAATGCCAGGAAAATAAATATCATGCATATGATGTTTTATAATTTTTTCACCCGGTACAACCTCTCTAACCTGGTCAAAGGGACCATTCATGTATGGGATAAGAATGTGGTTTTCTTTCCCGAGAAAATAGACGGAAAACTCACCGTACTCCACCGGCTTTACCCATCCATCCAGCTATTGTGCTTTAACGATCCTTCGGAACTCGATACGGAATTCTGGAGCACGTATATCTCCAACCTTAAAAAACACATCCTGCTTTATCCGAAATACAAACACGAAAACGGGCATATCGGGGGCGGATGCCCTCCTGTGCCCACCGAAGAAGGCTGGTTACTCATTTACCATTCCGCCCAGTTTACCCGGCAGGGCTATACCTATCACGCCTGTGCCACACTTCTGGACAGGGAAGATCCAAGGAAAGTAATCGGCCGGCTCAGGCATCCCCTGTTCTCCCCTACACTTCCCTGGGAGAAGGAAGGAAATGTCAACGACGTGGTGTTCCCCACGGGAACGGCGCTCTTCGGCGACGACCTGTACATCTATTACGGGGCCGCAGACAGCAGGATTGCCGCAGCCTCTGTTAACATCAAGACATTATTGCAAAAATTAAAAAACACATAA